The genome window TCTAGGAGGGCCAACAAAGCAGCCGTTGTTCTGATTAACCCATAGTTTTATAAATCCTCCTTTTACAATTTCAACCATATGGCTAACCCAAGTCTCAGAATCTTTCATATATACAAGTGTACCTATGGGTAAAGATTTTAAATCAACGGATTGCACTTTTTCCCAGTCTTTTTTATCTCCATTATATGACGCAGGATAGGGCTCTCTAGCAACAGCGACCCATTTGTCTGCTTGAACTGAAACAAATGAATCAAACTCTGGGTATTCTTTAGGATTATGGAGTCGCTTAAAGACAGGGAATTCAACTTCTTCAATCCATCCTACTGCTGCAAGAGAAATAAAAATATCAATAATGTCTATCAAAAACTCGTCTATTCTAATTCTATCTTTAACACCTAAGTGGTCTTTTGAATCGACTACAGTACCAAGTACTTCATTCTTGCGCTGCAGATAAAGAATCTTTAGTTTATCGTCTGATAAACGCCTCCTAGACTCCTTGACAAAGATAGTGTCTGCAAAATAAAAGTCCTGGCCCACTTTAATTCTCTCTGATATATCACTGATTACTTTATAAAAAAGAGGTAAAGCATCCAAAAGGTAACCGCTTGGAACAAGATTTTGAAGATAACAGAGTTCAATAATGTTCTCAGTAGGAAAATCTATCTTGATAACTTCTTTGCCGTTTATAATATCTTTTGTCACAAAATCATGGTCTGGCGATTTTGCAATTTTCGATATATTATTGATATCCATGTGCAGTAAATCAGTTCCCATTCTGTGATCCAAGTAACCCTTTTTAAGCTTAGCGATCCAACTGAGGATATTTGCAGCTAAACTCCCCATGTATCTCTCTTGCAAAAGACGAGGATCTACGCTAAAAGCCTCTTTTTTTAAATAATCAAGAAACTCCTTTCTATCTGATTTTATCCTTACAATCTTTGCTTTTGTGCGTTTGCCTTTTGCAAAACAAATGGATGTCCTATTTTGACCTTGAAGTATCCAAAACTTATCGTTACCTAAATCCAAGACATCCGCTGGATGATCTTCGACAAAATCTTCTATCGACTCATTGTTATCGTCCAGCATTCTTAATAGATCGATCAGTTGCAATACATAAGGAGGGTGAAGAAATACCGCATTTTCAGGAGAAAGATATACATGTTCATCTGTTGTTTTCCACCATTTTTCTTCTTCGCTCAAGCTGGCTATCTCTTTATTGAAGTCGCTGGCAAACCCATAAATCTCTTCCCCCAGGTATTCATTCTTACGCCACCATAAATGAAAATCTAAAGTAGACCCACTAGTTCTGCACATCCTATACGTGTAAAATAGCTGATACAATCTCCGATCGATAAGTATTTTCTTATCAAAAAAACTAAGCCCGACATAGTTATCCGAACTTTCATATTGAATCAAATCCCCATCGGAATTCGCTGCGCGTGCAAGAGTTTCTACTCTTTCTATCTCTTGTTGTGAAATTAAGGGTTTCCTTAGATATCCCACATCAGACCCATACACTAAACCATTAGACAGGCACAATGTGGCCATTAAGATAACTGCGATTCCTGCATTATATCCTTTTCCAAACTTTCTCATAATCTACCCAAAAAATTAGCCTCCCCTTTTTATAAGGCTATATTGCTCCTATACCTATTCTAATGATAATTATACCATATAGATGCGCCATTTTCAACTTAACTTTACATTTTTGTGACACACAGAAAAGCTGTAGCTGTAGGCCAGGTTTAAACCTGGCCTACTAGCCCAAGATAATGCTCACCTTCTTCTTTTTTGCCGTGTTTGAGGCAGCCTTTAGCGTAGATTTGGCATTTGCGCTGGAGCTCAGCTGCGACGAGATTGCGCTGGCCTGGGGTGAGTGCACTTGAATCTAGTAGTTTGCGAATTGATTGTATACGATATTTGTCGATACCTGTGGCGTAAATGGACGATAATTGGTCTGGTCTGCCGCCGTCTTTTAAGGTCAGGGGCTTGTCTATCAGCAGGAATTCGTGGTTTACGCTTGTGCGGAGCCAGAAATCATAGTCTTCGCAGCATGGGAGGTTTTCGTTAAAGACTCCCACTCTATCAAAAAGTTCACGCCGCACCATTACTGTGGACATGCTTACGACACATAAAGGCAGACATTTATCAAAAATATACCCAGAATGCTTTTTGTGTTTTTTCTTCTGGTTAAGAAGTTTGCCATTTTTATACCATATCTCTTGCGTGTGTGAAATGAGACGCTGGGGGCTTTTCTGCATTGCGTCGATTTGTATGGCAAGCTTATCTTTGTCCCACCAGTCATCTGAGTCGAGAAATGCTATAAAAGGTTTTGTGGATTTTTCTATTCCTCTATTTCGCGCCCATGCAGGGCCTTTCTGAGCAGTGTCTTCGATAACGATCAACTCAAAATCTTTATATGTCTGGGATGAGACTGAATCTATGGCCTTTTTTAAAAGAGTTGGGCGATTATAGGTGGGGATAATGACGCTTATCATGTCTGGTCATTCTATTGTGATTTTGCCTGTACTTCCGATTATTGAGATGGTTCTGGATTCGCCGCGCTTGTCAGCAATGGTGATGGAGCCGCTTATGCCTTTTATTGCGCCTGTTGAAAAAAAAGTGACTTTGTCCTCTTCAAAGGTTATAGGGTCGTCCTTCTCGCCTTCTTCAGTCTCTGGGACTTTGAATTCTATAGAACGCGAAAGTCTTCTTTTCTTTTCAAAAATAGCTCCAGTAGAATCCTCTATCCAGTATTCTCCCTCTTCTATATCAAACACAACTGTATTTTCTTCCCTGTGTGTAATAGCATTGCTTCTTGCAACGCGCAATGTACCCATGATAGCCCTTGCAGAAGTTTTTATGCGCAAACCCTTGCCAAATCCAGACGTAAACGGCAAAGAAATCCCAAGAAGCATCGCAATAATAGCCAATACAACAAGCATCTCCACTAACGTGAAACCAATTTTACCAATTCGTAATGTCGTCTTTTTCTGTTCCATCGCCTTTTCCATTTGGGCCCAGGGAATAAATGTCGTATGAATATTCATTGTTCACGCCAGGGTTCGTATAAACATAGGGATTGCCCCATGCATCGAGATATGCGCCTTCTTCGTCCCGCTCTTTGTCTTTGATCTTCATATACGGGCCGCTCCAGTCAAGATCTTCTGGGTCTTCTGTTAAAGCTGCGACCAAATTCACGTTGCCAGATTCAGGATATTCGCCCATGTCTGTCTCATACATGCTTATGGCTGTCTCCATCGTGGCGATCTGCGCCTTTGCCTTAGTCATGGCGCCACGCTTCCTAGCCTGCTGCGCACCACTAACTACCATACCAGCAAGAATGGTGATGATTGCTATCACAACTAAGAGTTCGATCAAGGTAAAGCCTTTATTTTTCATAACTCACCTTTCTTCAGCGTATTTCCGCGTCTCAACTTTACTTGGCAAGGCTGGACCTCGGCTTTTTTAAAAAAGCCGAGGTCCAGCCTTGCCAAGTAAAGTTGAGCTTCCGCGGGGTTCCGCGATTATACATACTCCTTCGTCTCGCGCAAGACCTCTTCCACGCCAGTCTCCCCAGCAATGATCTTTGCTATACCGTCCTGACGCAATGTCTTCATGCCGAGTTGTTGCGCAGCGATTCTGATCTCTGAGGAACTCGCGCGTTTTACAATGAGGTCTCTTATTTTTTCCTCCATTATAAACAATTCGTATATCCCTACGCGGCCCTTATATCCTGAACCATTGCATTCTGAACAACCCTTGCCTTTATAAAATTTTACACCTTTTAGCTCGTCCGCTGAAAGGCTTAGTTCAGAGATCTCATTCTTCTGGGGCTCGTATGGCTTTTTGCATTTCCGGCAAAGCAGTCTCAATAGCCTCTGCGCAATAACTACCCTCACAGTAGATGTTATAAGAAATGGCTCCACGCCCATGTCCATTAGCCTTGTGATAGCGCCTGGCGCGTCATTGGTATGCAGGGTACTAAAGACCAGGTGGCCTGTGAGCGCGGACTGAATCGCTATTTCTGCTGTTTCAGAATCGCGGATCTCTCCCACCATTAAGATATCAGGGTCCTGCCTCAGCATATGGCGCAATGTCTTTGCGAATGTAAGGTCTATCTTGGTATTTATTGCTATTTGTATAATACCCTCTATGTCATATTCAACAGGGTCCTCAGCAGTAATTATCTTGGATTCGATCTTATTTATCTCCCGTAAACACGAGTACAGTGTTGTTGTCTTTCCGCTACCTGTTGGACCAGTAGTAAGTATTATGCCATTGGGCCTGTCTATTGCCTTTCTGAGCTTAGATTTAACGTCGTCATTCATGCCGAGCTGGTCAAGCGACAGGCTCACAACACTTTTATCCAATACCCTCAGGACAATGCTCTCGCCATAAAGAGTCGGCAATGTCGAGACCCTCAGATCCACAGACTTAGTGCCTATCTCCATCATGATCCTGCCGTCCTGCGGAAGTCTATTCTCTGCAACATCCAGGTTTGCCATGACCTTTATCCTGGAGCTTATGGCAAGGCTAAGGTCTTTTGGCGGATGCGCGGCATCATAACACACACCGTCTATCCTGTAGCGTATTTTATATTCTTTTTCAAACGGCTCAAAGTGTATATCTGATGCCTTCTCCCTTATTGCGCGAAGGAGCACCATATTTAATAATTTCACGACTGGCGCCTGCGACGCGATCTCCTTAAGCTTATCTGCATCAGCTGCTGCCTTGCTCGTGACTTTAGCAGATGTCTTTTTCGCTTCATCAATGATCTCGCCGAGCGACTCTTCTTCCTCGCCATAATAGCGCTCAACTGCCTTTTTTATCTCAGATTCATCCGCGGCGACCATCTTGATGTTTAATCCTATTACAAAGCGCAGGTCATCCGCCATTTTCATGTTTGACGGATCAGAAACAGCTATAATAATAGCGCCTTTCTCGATCTTTAGCGGCACAATATTGTAAAACTTCGCAGTGGAGGCTGATATCTTATTGATAGCGGCCCTGTCTATATTAGATAAATTATATTGCGATTTTTCAGACATCCTGTGTCACCCTTAGCACTTCCTGGATCGTTGTATAGCCTCGCCTTACCTTTTCCAGGCCATCGTCCTTTAAGCCCCGCATGCCTGCCTCTCTTGCCTTTTGGGCAATCTGAGTGCTGGAGGCATTATTCAATACCATCTCGCGTATCGCGTCAGTCATTGTCAAGAGCTCAAATATACCTATCCTTCCTTTAAAACCTGTATCACTGCAGGCAGAACACCCTTTACCTTTATAGAGTTCGACCTTTTCGTCTGGGCCTGGCGGCTTTAAACCAAGTAATTTGGATTCTTCATCAGAGGGCTTGTAGCCAATCCTGCACGACGGGCATATGGACCTTACTAATCTCTGGGCCAGCACGCCCTGCACTGTTGAAGACGTCAGATATGGTTTAATGCCCATATCAACCATTCTCGTAATAGCGCCTGCCGCATCATTTGTGTGTAGTGTGCTGAATATCAAATGCCCTGTAAGAGCAGACTGCACTGCTATCTGAGCTGTTTCCGTGTCTCTTATTTCTCCGACCATTATAATGTCAGGCGCCTGTCTCAGCATCGACCTGAGACCGCCAGCAAATGTAAGGCCTATCTGAGGATGGACCTGCACCTGGTTTATGCCGTCCAGCTGATACTCTACAGGATCTTCTATGGTGATGACCTTGCGTTCTTTCTGATTCACATGACTGAGTGTTGCATAAAGCGTGGTTGTTTTTCCGCTGCCTGTAGGGCCAGTCACAAGCAGCATACCATTCGGCAGGTTTATCAATCTCTCAAATGCCTTTCGCTGATCCGGCATAAATCCCAGGTCCTCAAGCCCGACTAGAAAACTTGATTTATCAAGGATCCTCATGACAACGCTCTCTCCATGTATGCCAGGTAAGCTCGATACCCTGAGATCCAATTCCTTTTTATCAATGCCTATTTTTATCCTGCCATCCTGGGGCAGGCGTTTTTCCGCAATATCCATGCCCGCCATGATCTTGAGCCTACTTATGATAGAACCCTGCAATCGCTGCGAAGGACCTGGCACCTCATACAAGACCCCGTCTATTCTGTAGCGCACACGAAATTTATGCTCCAATGGCTCAATGTGTATATCGCTCGCCCTCTGTTTTACCGCCTCCTGGATAATAAGATTTACCAGTTTTATTATTGGCGCGTCTTCAGTGCTGCCCTTTACAGCCTTTATGCCTTCTGAGGCCTTTGCAAAATCAATGCCTGAGGCTTGTTTGGATGCAGGTCCCAGGGCCTTTAGCACTTTATCCAGATCCTTGGTCTGGACAAGCTCAAACTCAACACTCGCGCCAGTCATCTTTTCCAAGTTTTTCTGGGCTAAAAAATTCAGGGGGTCATCTGTTCCAAGAACAAGATTATTATTCTCTTCTCTTAGAGGAATCAGTCGATGGGACGGACCAAGATTTACTGGCAGGCGATCCTTAAGCTTATCGTCGATATTCTCGGACTTTATCACTATAGGTAATATGCCTATCTGCGGAATAAGGGTCTTGCCTACCTCTTGATTCGACACATAGCCCAGCTTGACCAGAATGCTACTCAGTCTCTGGCCAGTCTTTGCCTGTTCTTCAAGGGCCTTCTGTATCTTTGCCTCATCCAAAAGCCCGATACCTATCAAAACCTCTTTTACCGCATCCTGTTTTCGTATCATTTGTTTATCATGCTCGCGAAATAGCCTGCGCCAAAGCCGTTGTCGATGTTTACGACAGTTACTCCGGGCGAACAACAGTTCATCATGGTCAAAAGCGGCGCAACGCCTTTAAAGCTGGAGCCATAGCCGACACTCGTGGGTACTGCTATGACAGGCTTATCTGTAAGTCCTCCCACCACGCTGGCAAGCGCGCCTTCCATGCCCGCGACAACAATAACGACATTTGCCTTGGAGAGTTCTTTTACCTTGTCAAGTAACCGGTGTATGCCAGCTACTCCCACATCGTATATCGTCTTTACTTTGTTGCCCATTACCTCCAGCGTAAGCCTTGCCTCTTCAGCAACAGGTATATCTGCCGTACCTGCTGTCAGGATCAAAACTGTTTTTTTGCTCTTTAACTTTTTCTTTTTCAAATAAATTATCCTGGACGCGGCATCATATTTTAAACTGGGACAGTCTATCTTTAGATAATCGTATAATTTTTCATCAGCTCGCGTAAAAAGGATATGCGGATTTCTTTTTAAAATATCGTTGAGGATTTTTTTCACATGCTGCGGCTTCTTGCCTTCACAATAGACGACCTCGCCAAACCCCTTGCGAAGCAGCCTGTGATGATCGATCCTGGCAAATCCTAAATTTTTATAAGGAAGATCTTTTTTTGAGCTCATTTAAAAATAAAATATAAAATGACTACTATTGCTGCGGCTGAATAGATATAAAAATCATTGAAATAAAAAAAGTCTTTTATGCCATCGAGGAAGGTGCGAGGTTCTCTTAGTTCACGTCTTCTTGGAGACCTGCGACGATAAAGATTAAGGTCATCGACTCTGAATCTAGTGTAAATCCCGCCTATCTTATAGGTAGGCACCTTGCTTCTTTCAGATAGTTTCTGTAATTCAGTAGCAGGCAGACCTAGATAGTCTGCCGCTTCTTCTAGTGTCAAAAATTTCTTCATCATAATTTTTTTGCCTGCTATCTAGCTTTTTCCTTTGCTATCCACTCATCCACTCTTAGCCTGTCAAACCTCCACTCTTTACCGTCTTTAAACGCGGGTATCTTTCCTGAATTTGCCCAGTCCATTATATTTGAGGCCTCTACCTCAAGGTACTTTGCCAGCTCATTCACGCTAAAGACCCTGCTTCTTTGGCTAGACTGATTGAGCATGCGGCACTTTCCCTGTATAACAGCGCCTGGCTCAACAGCCAAAACAGGTGTTGTCAAGTCTCCCACAATATGCGCAGTCGAAAGCACCCTTAATTCTTTTGTAGAAGCGATATTACCTGTGATCTTTCCAGCCACCACCACTTCTTCGCCATTTATGTCCGCGCGAACAGAGGCATTGTCCCCTATAGTAAGAATACCTTTTGTATCCAGCTTCCCTTCAAAGTCTCCATTGATCCTCAGATTTACAGGATCCTTGAACGCCAAAGACCCCTGCATACTGGCATCTACATCCAGTATCTTCTCTTCATTCTTGTCTTTTCTACCCATATCCTGCCTCCTTTCTTTTTTACACAACCTTTCTCAATACATAAAGTGCGGCCAGGGCAATAGCGGTTGTTACATATCCTGCTACATAAAAACCGCAGCCAACTGCCAGGCCTATACCTGCAACAGTCCATAAACTCGCTGCTGTTGTAAGGCCCATAACAGATGCGCCCGAACGTATAATCGTGCCTGCGCCTAAAAATCCAATGCCTGTCAGCACCCCAGCAGCTATCCTTGCCGGATCTGCAGTACCAACACTGCCATACGTCATGGCTATATACAAAGAGGTCAACATGACAAGTGCAGACCCAACGCAAACAAGTATATGCGTCCTGAACCCGGCAATTTTTTTATTGTGCTTCTCCCTCTCGATACCGACTAAACCACCCAACAGCGCAGCCAACCCCAATCTCACAATCACCTGCATATCTGTAATCATACACGCCCTCCTAACCTGTATGCCAGGCCTGCTACCATTGCAGCATTATCTGAGCATAATTGTAGCGGCGGAAAAAAGACCTTAAGGCTTCTAAACATCGCCTCTCTCGCAATCATCTCCCTAAATCGAGAATTAGCGCTTACTCCTCCGCCGATGACAAGTGTTTTTAAGTTATGTTTCTCGAGCGCCTTGATAGTATTATTAACAATAACCTTAAGCGCTGCTTCCTGAAAACTAGCAGCTATATCCTCTTCTTGTCCCTTGTCTCTTGCCTGCCCCGTACGAAATCTTTGATTTTCGTATGGGGTCCCTTGTCCCTTAACATAATACAAAACTGCAGTCTTAATTCCACTAAAGCTAAAATCAAGGCCGCCTTTAATTGGCCTACATGTAAACTTTATGGCTTTTGCATCGCCTTTTTTCGCGAGCCTGTCTATTATAGGTCCACCTGGATATCCTAATCCTAGAATCTTCGCCACCTTATCATATGCCTCGCCAATTGCATCATCTAAAGTGTCACCGAGCGTTGTAAAACTGTCAAAGCCCTCCACAAGACAAAGCCTCGTGTGCCCGCCAGATATGATAAGCCCGATAAAAGGAAACCTCGGCGCATCCTTGCACATCAATGCAGAATAGATGTGAGCCTTAAGATGATCCACAGCAATAAACTCTACACCTAATGCATAAGACAATGCCTTTGCGCATGAAATTCCACATAGAAGCGCTCCCACGAGCCCAGGCCCTTGTGTCACAGCCACAGCATCCACATCATTTATCTTCAGGCCAGCATTATTCAAAGAGCGATTTACTACCTTGTCTATATTCTCTACGTGATGCCTTGTTGCGATCTCAGGCACTACACCGCCGAACCTCTTATGCTGTTTCAAGCTCGACGAAACTACATTGGATAAAATCTTTATGCCATTTTCTACTACACTCGCGGCTGTCTCGTCACAGGAAGTCTCGATGCCTAAAATCAACATACTATTTCTCGCTGTATATGATGATGCCCTTCAGCACATCTACAGCGCTCATGATCTGATTATCGTATTCTATCTTTTCCTTTTTTTCTTCATCCTCTTTCTTCTCTTGCAGTTCATCAAATACAGCAAGGGTATCTTCTTCTTTTTCCTCGACCTTTGGCTTTTTCTTGTATTCCACTTCTATGTCCGGCATTATACCCTCGCCATGGATCGAACGGCCATTAGGCGTAAAATACTTGCTGGTCGTGAGTCGCACTGCTGAACCATCTGAGAGAGGCACTACTGTCTGGACAGATCCCTTGCCAAAGCTCTTTGTGCCCATGATAAGACCCCTCTTATAATCCTGAATAGCTCCTGCTACTATCTCAGAAGCGGACGCGCTTCCGCTATTTACCAGAATAACCATTGGATAATCAAGGTGCTTTTTCCTGCCTTTTGATTTGAATATAAAATTCTGACTTTCAACACGACCTTTTGTTGAAACAACGACCTTGCCTTCTTCCAGAAACTTTTCTGAGACACTTACTGCGGAATCAAGGAGGCCTCCGGGATTATTCCTGAGATCAAGGATAAAACCCTTCATGCCCTCTTTTTCAAGATCCCTCAAGCCTATCTCCAGATCCTTGTGGGTATTTTCCTGAAATTCTA of Candidatus Gorgyraea atricola contains these proteins:
- the larB gene encoding nickel pincer cofactor biosynthesis protein LarB; the encoded protein is MSSKKDLPYKNLGFARIDHHRLLRKGFGEVVYCEGKKPQHVKKILNDILKRNPHILFTRADEKLYDYLKIDCPSLKYDAASRIIYLKKKKLKSKKTVLILTAGTADIPVAEEARLTLEVMGNKVKTIYDVGVAGIHRLLDKVKELSKANVVIVVAGMEGALASVVGGLTDKPVIAVPTSVGYGSSFKGVAPLLTMMNCCSPGVTVVNIDNGFGAGYFASMINK
- a CDS encoding helix-turn-helix domain-containing protein, with protein sequence MMKKFLTLEEAADYLGLPATELQKLSERSKVPTYKIGGIYTRFRVDDLNLYRRRSPRRRELREPRTFLDGIKDFFYFNDFYIYSAAAIVVILYFIFK
- a CDS encoding prepilin-type N-terminal cleavage/methylation domain-containing protein, with product MEQKKTTLRIGKIGFTLVEMLVVLAIIAMLLGISLPFTSGFGKGLRIKTSARAIMGTLRVARSNAITHREENTVVFDIEEGEYWIEDSTGAIFEKKRRLSRSIEFKVPETEEGEKDDPITFEEDKVTFFSTGAIKGISGSITIADKRGESRTISIIGSTGKITIE
- a CDS encoding MgtC/SapB family protein, which translates into the protein MITDMQVIVRLGLAALLGGLVGIEREKHNKKIAGFRTHILVCVGSALVMLTSLYIAMTYGSVGTADPARIAAGVLTGIGFLGAGTIIRSGASVMGLTTAASLWTVAGIGLAVGCGFYVAGYVTTAIALAALYVLRKVV
- the gspG gene encoding type II secretion system major pseudopilin GspG, encoding MKNKGFTLIELLVVIAIITILAGMVVSGAQQARKRGAMTKAKAQIATMETAISMYETDMGEYPESGNVNLVAALTEDPEDLDWSGPYMKIKDKERDEEGAYLDAWGNPYVYTNPGVNNEYSYDIYSLGPNGKGDGTEKDDITNW
- a CDS encoding polymer-forming cytoskeletal protein; amino-acid sequence: MGRKDKNEEKILDVDASMQGSLAFKDPVNLRINGDFEGKLDTKGILTIGDNASVRADINGEEVVVAGKITGNIASTKELRVLSTAHIVGDLTTPVLAVEPGAVIQGKCRMLNQSSQRSRVFSVNELAKYLEVEASNIMDWANSGKIPAFKDGKEWRFDRLRVDEWIAKEKAR
- a CDS encoding glycosyltransferase — protein: MISVIIPTYNRPTLLKKAIDSVSSQTYKDFELIVIEDTAQKGPAWARNRGIEKSTKPFIAFLDSDDWWDKDKLAIQIDAMQKSPQRLISHTQEIWYKNGKLLNQKKKHKKHSGYIFDKCLPLCVVSMSTVMVRRELFDRVGVFNENLPCCEDYDFWLRTSVNHEFLLIDKPLTLKDGGRPDQLSSIYATGIDKYRIQSIRKLLDSSALTPGQRNLVAAELQRKCQIYAKGCLKHGKKEEGEHYLGLVGQV
- a CDS encoding ATPase, T2SS/T4P/T4SS family, whose product is MIRKQDAVKEVLIGIGLLDEAKIQKALEEQAKTGQRLSSILVKLGYVSNQEVGKTLIPQIGILPIVIKSENIDDKLKDRLPVNLGPSHRLIPLREENNNLVLGTDDPLNFLAQKNLEKMTGASVEFELVQTKDLDKVLKALGPASKQASGIDFAKASEGIKAVKGSTEDAPIIKLVNLIIQEAVKQRASDIHIEPLEHKFRVRYRIDGVLYEVPGPSQRLQGSIISRLKIMAGMDIAEKRLPQDGRIKIGIDKKELDLRVSSLPGIHGESVVMRILDKSSFLVGLEDLGFMPDQRKAFERLINLPNGMLLVTGPTGSGKTTTLYATLSHVNQKERKVITIEDPVEYQLDGINQVQVHPQIGLTFAGGLRSMLRQAPDIIMVGEIRDTETAQIAVQSALTGHLIFSTLHTNDAAGAITRMVDMGIKPYLTSSTVQGVLAQRLVRSICPSCRIGYKPSDEESKLLGLKPPGPDEKVELYKGKGCSACSDTGFKGRIGIFELLTMTDAIREMVLNNASSTQIAQKAREAGMRGLKDDGLEKVRRGYTTIQEVLRVTQDV
- the gspE gene encoding type II secretion system ATPase GspE; translation: MSEKSQYNLSNIDRAAINKISASTAKFYNIVPLKIEKGAIIIAVSDPSNMKMADDLRFVIGLNIKMVAADESEIKKAVERYYGEEEESLGEIIDEAKKTSAKVTSKAAADADKLKEIASQAPVVKLLNMVLLRAIREKASDIHFEPFEKEYKIRYRIDGVCYDAAHPPKDLSLAISSRIKVMANLDVAENRLPQDGRIMMEIGTKSVDLRVSTLPTLYGESIVLRVLDKSVVSLSLDQLGMNDDVKSKLRKAIDRPNGIILTTGPTGSGKTTTLYSCLREINKIESKIITAEDPVEYDIEGIIQIAINTKIDLTFAKTLRHMLRQDPDILMVGEIRDSETAEIAIQSALTGHLVFSTLHTNDAPGAITRLMDMGVEPFLITSTVRVVIAQRLLRLLCRKCKKPYEPQKNEISELSLSADELKGVKFYKGKGCSECNGSGYKGRVGIYELFIMEEKIRDLIVKRASSSEIRIAAQQLGMKTLRQDGIAKIIAGETGVEEVLRETKEYV
- a CDS encoding S41 family peptidase → MRRRIAVGMMVIGFLAVALFYSISFAEKEETSDNLYKELELFSDAMSLIRSDYVEEAKSKDLIYGAMKGMLASLDPYSQFMDPDMYQEMKIETEGEFGGIGIVITIKDNLLTIISPIDGTPAHEVGLQAGDKIVKIEDEITRDLTLIEAVKKLRGKPGTDVRVTVLREEERKLLDFTITRSIIKIESIKKVEIIEDGIGYIRLIEFQENTHKDLEIGLRDLEKEGMKGFILDLRNNPGGLLDSAVSVSEKFLEEGKVVVSTKGRVESQNFIFKSKGRKKHLDYPMVILVNSGSASASEIVAGAIQDYKRGLIMGTKSFGKGSVQTVVPLSDGSAVRLTTSKYFTPNGRSIHGEGIMPDIEVEYKKKPKVEEKEEDTLAVFDELQEKKEDEEKKEKIEYDNQIMSAVDVLKGIIIYSEK
- the tsaD gene encoding tRNA (adenosine(37)-N6)-threonylcarbamoyltransferase complex transferase subunit TsaD — protein: MLILGIETSCDETAASVVENGIKILSNVVSSSLKQHKRFGGVVPEIATRHHVENIDKVVNRSLNNAGLKINDVDAVAVTQGPGLVGALLCGISCAKALSYALGVEFIAVDHLKAHIYSALMCKDAPRFPFIGLIISGGHTRLCLVEGFDSFTTLGDTLDDAIGEAYDKVAKILGLGYPGGPIIDRLAKKGDAKAIKFTCRPIKGGLDFSFSGIKTAVLYYVKGQGTPYENQRFRTGQARDKGQEEDIAASFQEAALKVIVNNTIKALEKHNLKTLVIGGGVSANSRFREMIAREAMFRSLKVFFPPLQLCSDNAAMVAGLAYRLGGRV